Proteins encoded in a region of the Marmota flaviventris isolate mMarFla1 chromosome 3, mMarFla1.hap1, whole genome shotgun sequence genome:
- the LOC114104070 gene encoding olfactory receptor 9K2, whose translation MGDRETSNHSEMTDFILIGFRVRHELHLLLFLIFLLVYVMILLGNVGMMAIIMTDPRLNTPMYFFLGNLSFVDLFYSSVIAPKAMSNFWSESKSISFAGCVAQLFLFALFIVTEGFLLAAMAYDRFIAICNPLLYSVQMSARLCTQLVAGSYFCGCISSVLQTSMTFTLSFCASRAIDHFYCDVRPLQRLSCSDLFVHRIVSFTLSIIIILPTIIVIVVSYMYIVSTVLNIRSTEGRKKAFSTCSSHLGVVSVLYGAVFFMYLTPDRFPELSKVASLCYSLVTPMLNPLIYSLRNKDVKEALKKLLEKKNAIL comes from the coding sequence ATGGGTGACAGGGAAACAAGCAATCACTCAGAAATGACTGACTTCATTCTCATAGGCTTCAGGGTGCGCCATGAGCTCCATCTTCTCCTCTTCCTGATATTTCTGCTTGTCTATGTCATGATCCTTCTAGGGAATGTTGGGATGATGGCCATTATCATGACTGACCCCCGGTTGAACACACCAATGTATTTCTTCCTAGGCAACCTGTCTTTTGTTGATCTCTTCTATTCATCTGTTATTGCACCCAAGGCCATGAGCAACTTCTGGTCTGAAAGCAAGTCCATCTCCTTTGCAGGCTGTGTGGCCCAGCTCTTTCTATTTGCACTCTTCATTGTGACGGAGGGATTTCTCCTGGCAGCCATGGCTTATGATCGCTTCATTGCCATCTGCAACCCACTCCTCTATTCTGTTCAGATGTCAGCACGTCTTTGCACTCAGTTGGTGGCTGGCTCCTATTTCTGTGGCTGCATAAGCTCAGTTCTTCAAACCAGCATGACATTTACTTTATCTTTTTGTGCTTCTCGGGCCATTGACCACTTTTACTGTGATGTTCGCCCACTTCAGAGATTATCTTGTTCTGACCTCTTTGTCCACAGAATCGTCTCTTTTACCTTATCTATCATCATTATCTTGCCAACCATCATAGTCATTGTTGTTTCTTACATGTATATTGTGTCCACAGTTCTAAATATTCGCTCCACTGAGGGCCGCAAGAAAGCCTTCTCCACTTGCAGCTCCCACCTGGGAGTCGTGAGTGTGCTGTATGGGGCTGTCTTCTTCATGTACCTCACCCCTGACAGGTTTCCTGAACTGAGCAAAGTGGCCTCCTTATGTTACTCCCTAGTCACACCTATGTTGAACCCTTTGATTTATTCCCTGAGAAACAAAGATGTCAAAGAGGCTCTTaaaaaacttctagaaaagaaaaatgctattCTGTGA